The DNA region ACTTCTGCAATTGGGGGGATTGCGCCGCTTTAGATCTGCCCATAGAGCCGATTACTGCCCAATGACTTTCGGAACCCGGAAGTAATCCCCATCGGTATCCGGTGCATTGCTAAGTGCTTCTTCATGCTTTATACGCTCCTGAACTGAATCTGCGCGTACGGCATGTGTAAGATCGTGTACGTGCGTAACCGGCTCTATATCTGAGGTGTCCAGCTGGTTCAACGTCCCCATATAATCAAGAATTCGACTCATGTCATGAGCCAGGACTTCCTCCTCGGCCTCTGTAAATCGCAGTTTGGCCAACTTTGCAATGTGACGAACTTCTTTTCTTGAAATAGGCATCGGAGAGGGCAACGGTTCGCTTACGGTAGCCTATGATTGCTGTTCCATGTCTCGACAAGCACATTTGCACAAATATACGGAGATTTGGAAGCATGAAAACGGTTTAGTCCTATTCAGGTTGCTGTTCTACGTGTTCCGTGCGGTGATCCAGATCTCAGAATTCCGACTCTGCATCCCCGAGTGCAAGGCATCTTGGGATTGGAAGTATATTGCTGTCCGACTTTCTACAACACCTCCTATCTTATCTTTACGTTTTCTCTTGAATCCGATCAACCTGCCGATATATGCGAAGCCTTAAGCTGCTGATATTGTCTGGACTTTTTCTGACGGTACCAGTGTCCGTCAATGCACAACGTGTAACCGGGGGACTGAAATTCGGCATCACGAACACAACTTTTATTGGCAACCTTGCCGCGGGTGAAACTACATGGGAAAGCATTACAGGCGTTGCCGGAGGAGGAACAGCTGAACTGCGCATTGTCGGCGGCCTTAGTGTAGTTGGTGAATTACTCTACCTTCGTATGGGTGCCAAGACCCGGGTACAATACAATGATTTTCCTGGCCTGCTAACCAGTAGGGCATCGTATTTATCGGCACCTGTTCTGCTTCAATTCCGTTTTGATCCCTCGGGGCTTGTTCGGCCTCGTATTTTCCTTGGAGGCGCCGCTTTATTTGTGATAGACTCTGCGATTCTTGTGGAGGCCACTGATACTGGACAGATCTTTATTGAGGAAAACGAATCCATTGAAACCCTTGATTATGGGTTGATGGTCGGAGCCGGCATTGATTTCGATGTGGCGGCTCAACACCTATCATTGGAGTTGAGATATTATCAAGGCCAACGTGATGTCACCAAGCCTGATTCCGAAACGGGCGAATTAACTGTCCTGAATAACGAGGGTTGGATGATTATGGCTGGAGTGCTTTTTTAGTTGGTTATTGGGCATGGTTGACTATTCAGCTACAGAGAGAAAGAGGCTCTAAGTTTGCAGTCGATCTCTGCTACTCGGGAGAGAATTATGTTATATATGATTAATCATTACTTATGAATGATAATTTTGCCTGCTAGGCTACTTTTATTGTAGGTTTTTGTGAGAAAACGAGCATTATTTCATATATAATATTTTACTGATATTCGTAAGTGAAACATAATCAAATATGTGTCGTATGAACCCGGCGTGAATCATTATAATTAATTCAATGCCCAATTCAAAAAAACTTAGAGCTTCCATCCCCTACGACACTAAGGAGTGGATCGTAGATGCACGAATAGAAAATGTAGATTATGGACACCCTCATATGCACCTTGTACACAAGAGATTGTTTGACAAGGGGATAATCGAGGAAAATGACCGGGTATGTGGAATTGAGATCCGAGAACCCGTAACAGATGGCCCCTTCCGCGTTTATATATGCATCTACCAGGGTTCGAGTGGAAAAGATTATTTTAAAGCAATTGACGAACACAGTTCTATTCGCATCTGCAAGGTAGACATAACGGAAATCTACCAGCCAAACGATTTGCTGCGGGACTTTCACAGATTCTCTATTCTCTTTGCAGACCCGATCATTTACGACAAGCAGGTGGACGTAAAGGAAGTGGTTAGACGGTAATGATGCGTATGATCATTGGACAAGCCATTTTTCCGGCCATATCCACTATACCATACACCGGTATCAGAAATTAGAGAATAGATGATGTACATAGTGTCAGATTTTATACACTTGCAGTGTGGCCAAAAAACTCGCAGATGCTATGTGGCAGCACAAGTTCCGGTGTTGTAATTGCGACAGTCATGGAACAAAGATCATCCGAAATTCTTAGTAGAAGAAACGAGGTTCACTGACATGTCATCAAATTCAGCAAAGAAGTGGAATATCTTGGTAGCCAAAGATGAAAGCGGTAGCTTGGAAGATCGAGGATGGTGGATGGGAGATAATTTTATGCATGCGATTTTATCTTACAAAAGGAGCCAGCATCGTGCCAATTGGGAAATCGAAATGATTAATGACCCGCTCAGTGTCAGCACACCATACTACAAAATTATTGGTGAGGACGGGGCTGTATTTGAACATCATGTGCAGAGACTTGGCAGACAGCGCTCTAGCATTGGTTTTAAAATTGGGCTCAGAGACGTAATCCAGAAAGGTAAAACTGCTCTAAGTATCATCGAAAGACTCGCTCATTGGTACGGTATAATTCATGGAATTTTGGAATCTATTCAGCATCTGATTCAAAATTCCATATGTTCATGTTTTATGAGTCGGTCAAAAATATCTATATCACGGTAATAAGGATCAAAGAATAGGTAGTATATCCTGAGTTAACTAAAGGATGGGCAACTAGCCCCGTTCCGCCAGTGTTGTGTTAGGGGGATAAAGGGGATTCATCTGATCATAAATCCCTGTTAGGCACTTAGCTATCTAGTTGCTGTACGATATCGTGGATCTGTTCTAATACCATCGTAATCCAGGCTTCCAGGTTCTCGGGATTCTGGACCTCGGGGAAATCGTACCCGAACACGGGAATCGTATCCCTGCCTACCTGCACACGACTGCTGCTAGAGCGTCCCAATGCGATCACAGCATGAATATTTTGTCGCGCCCAAACAGGGTATTCAAATACGGCATGTAGTGCGGCACCGGTGCCCGTAGCGACTAACAGAGACCGTCTCGGAAATACCCGATCCACCCACCCCGCTGCATATTGGCGTGCGAGTTCCATCAATATAGCCGAAGGCATCCATCGAGAAGAATCTGACTCCACAGAGATCCATGACGGATCCGCGATAACAATGATGAGCTGTGATGCATACTGCGGATCCTGACCAGCGATAAATCCCATCACATTCAGAGGGGATTCATAGGTATCTATCCGAGCCTCTACGGATACCGGTTCGGGAAGAACATATCTAATCTTCGGAAGCTCTCCCAAGGCAACGCTGTCTGCAGACAACCCTGATATGCTCGCCAAAGCAGATCGTGTGACTTCGAGTACCATGGCATTCGTCCCTGCATTAGATGCTAAGCGCGGGGCTACATCCCCTATGCCCAGAATCACCTCTGTGCCACGCTGAACAAGCTGATGAATACGGTCAGACGTAAGCAACTGCTTGGGGAGCACTACAGCCAACCCTTCATTCACCGTAGGATCCTCGGGAGATATAAATTCAGTTATGGTGTGTGCACCTGAGCCTGATCGAGGATCAGGCCAAAACGACTCCCCAAGCCCGGTTGCATTGCCAAGCCTTCCTCCCTTGATGACGCGTCTGGATCCCTGTAGCGGGAAGATTAACGAGTCACCGAATATGGGCTGCACTCCGACCATCCGAGCAGCCATATATGTTGTGATATCCCGAGGTTGTCCAGACTCTTGCTGCAACACCAATTGTCGAGTATCCTGAATTACATCGATAGGCTGCCATAAAGATGGATTTAAAAAATCTTCTGAGCCGGCTTGATCCAGTGTAGCACAACCTGCAATGAATAATGCCAGGGAGAAATAACCCCAATAGGACACACGGTAGGATCGGTCATTCATTGAATGCACACTGCTTACATGATTGATTCAACCGCATCGAGCAGCCTGTCCCATCCCAGAGATTGTTTATGGCGTCGTACCCCCTCTACAAGATCGTCTTGCATCCCCTCTACAAAATATCGTACGATAGCTTTGGCCAATGCAGATGGATCATTCGGGGGAACAATAAGCCCCGATTCTTCATGAGGTACAACCTCGGCAAGCCCACCTACATCCGTAGTAATCACAGGAACGTCAAACTGGTAGGCAACCTGTGCAACCCCACTCTGGGTTGCAGATAAGTACGGCTGTACAACCACATTGGCTGCAGCAAAGTAGTCAGCCACTTTGTCTTTGGGAATGTATTCGTTGACAAATCTCACTTGCCCGGATAGTCCTAATGACTCAACCTTATCCCTGTAGGATGCCTCGTCCTCATAAAACTCTCCAGCTACGATTAAGCGGATGTCAGGGAGTGCAGCCCGAACCTGCTGCATGCTGTCTAAAAGAATATGAAGCCCTTTGTATCGTCGCACAAACCCAAAAAATAGAATCACTGGCAAATTCTGATCCAGCTGTAATTTTGAACGCGCATGAGTTTGACTGGCCGCCTTACCGAAGATATCATAGACCGGATGCGGTGCGAAAGCGCGCGGGCAAGAGACTCCAAGTTGGTCCAAGTCCTTATCCACCGATGAGGACATTACCACACACCCTTGTACTGCCTTGAAGAAGTAGCGTCCTAAAGCGATATCGCCCAGCCGGCGCTCATGCGGTAACGCATTATCAACCACAACCAAAGATGTGATATTGCTACGAGCAAGCTTGCGTGCCATTGTACCAAAAACCGGAGCAAAAAATGGCATCCAGTAGCGAAAAATCACCACCTCTGCCCCCAGTTCCCGGATACGTTTAACAGTCTTCCACCATGACAGAGGGTTTATCGAATCGATCACTCGCTCAGCCTCCACAGCCCTTTCGATGTCCGTTTCAGTTTCATATTGAGTCCGACCTGGGAAAAGAAACTCTGGATATTGACGCGTGAACGTGATAGCATGAACTCGATGCCCACGAGCGATCAGGCCTGCCGCTAGTGTTTCGGACAGATGAGCAATGCCTCCCCGGTAGGGATACATAGGGCTGACAAGTACGATCCTTCGTCCCTCACCCATTTACCTGTGTTCAAGAAAGTAAGTTTAGCTGCACCGAAAATACTCACTTAACTGGGAAGTTTCGTTCCCGGATCTGAGTTGTCTATCGTGAATCACACAATCCGAGTAATCTGAGCCGTTCCAAATTACACATGTGCAACTACGAACGGCGAATTGCGTACCTAATAACAGTAACATTCTAACCCCATTATGACTTCACAAAACAACAATATAAAAGAGCGGCTCGGAGAGCGCTTTGAAGAAATCAAAGTAGAAGGCTCCCAACTAGTCAACAAAGTGAAAGAACTTGTGCGAGAAGGAAACGCTCGCAAAATATCCATTATCAAAGATGGCCGAACCCTTGCCGAATTCCCAATGTACGTGGGCCTCGTGGGTTCTGGTGCAGCAGTTTTCTTTGCTGCACCGCTCGCCGCGATTGCTGCAATTGCGGCGCTGGTGACAGAAGTCACAGTACGCATCGAACGTGAGCCTTCTGAAGGCATTGAACGGAGTTCTTCACAAGATTTGGATGACCTGCCGTGACTGTACCCTGTAGTGTAGGGAGTGACGATGTCTGTTTGGCCGCCGAACAACTTCAGGACATCGTCCATAAGACTCCCGTTCTCACCTCCAGGACTGTAGATGCACGCATAGGAGCACGCGTGTATTTCAAGTGTGAAAATTTTCAACGCTCGGGAAGTTTTAAATTCCGAGGTGCTTATAACACGTTACGTCAACTTCCAGCTACTACCGAGAAAGTTCTTACGTTTTCTTCCGGCAACCATGCCCAGGCCGTAGCGCTTGCTGGAGCGCTACTGGATACCCAACCCACGATCATCATGCCCCACGATGCCCCTCCGGTAAAACGGGCTGCAACCGCTGGATACGGGGCGAAAATTATTCCCTATGATCGTAATGAGATCAGCCGTGAAGCATTGGCAGAGCAGTTGGCTACAGAGCAGGGACTCCCGATTATTCCGCCGTATGATCACCCATATATTGTCGCTGGTCAAGGGACTGCCGCACTGGAACTGCTACAGGACTATCCAGACTTGGACGTACTCCTGGTCCCATGCGGCGGCGGTGGGCTGCTGTCTGGTTCTCTACTTGCGGCCCAAGCGATCAATTCATCGATCCAGGTCGTCGGAGTCGAACCCGGTGCAGCAAATGATGCTGCACTCAGCTTCAAAAGCGGTGTCCTGCATACGGTACATAATCCGGAAACCATCGCAGATGGTGCTCGCACACCATCACTTGGGGTCCTGACATTTGAAATCATACGTAACCTCGCACACGATATCGTAACCGTGTCTGACGCGGCAATTCTGTCCGCCATGCAGCTACTGTGGGAGCGAATGAAGATCGTTGTTGAACCAACGGGGGCCTTGGGGATGGCTGCACTACTGAGCAAAGCAGCCGATGTAGAAGGGATGAACGTGGGAGTTATTCTGAGTGGCGGGAATGTCGGCCTGGATCAAATGCAATCCTATCTCGGTGCGACCTGATTTAATCCGTAAGCTCTGACCAACGCCACGTCTTTAGCACATCAATACATCCATGGGCAGTACGATCATACTGTAGCGGTGTGACTGATACATATCCATTTTCGAGGGCCCCAGTATCGGTGTCGTCACCTGTATCCAATACATTCATCATACCGCGGTACCAGTAATAAGACCTGTTTGAGGGGTCCGTTCGCCCAACGAAGCCCTCTTCCCATCTTGATCGGGCCTGTCGGGCAACCTGTATGCCTCTAATTTGAGCCTCGGGTATAGCGGGAATATTTGCACTGAGAACAACACCTCTCGGTAGTTGGCTTCTGAGCACTTTCTGTGCGATCACCTTGGCATAGTTACCGGCAGGAGAATAATCAGCATCCGGGTCTTTCGAGTCAAGACTGAAGGCAATGGAATCAATCCCATTCACGGACGATTCTGTCGCTGCACTGATTGTGCCTGAATAGATTACGTTAATTGCGATGTTGGACCCTCTGTTAATGCCACTGACCGCCAAGTCCGGTTTACGATGTAATAACTCATGCAATGCCAGCTTCATACAATCACAGGGGGTTCCGGTAATGCCTAAAGCTCGAATATGACTTAGCTCGTCCCCAAAGTTGTAGGTCTCTACCCGAATAGGATGGTCCAGGGTAATCGAATGTCCCACTGCAGTTTGATCATCAAGTGGAGCAACGACCATTACATCTCCCACCTCATCCATCGCCTTCGTTAACGCACGAATACCAGGGGAAGTAATCCCATCATCATTCGTAACCAAAATCAACGGTCGCCGGCGAGAGCTAATCATTTTCCTAATTCTTGATGAAAAGCCACAAACTAATAACTCTCCTCGGATGATGGAAAAGAATGACTCCGCACATCTTCCACATAATTCTTAACAGAGTCTGAAATCGAATCTATTAGATTCGCATAGCGGCGGACAAAACGTGGATGAAAATCATCATTTAACCCCAGTGCATCGTTGATCACCAGTATTTGACCATCACATGCATTCCCCGCTCCAATACCAATCGTCGGAATGCTCAATGACGCCGAGATCTCCCCAGCTAATTTAGCAGGAATTTTCTCTAACACAATAGCAAAACAACCTGCTTTCTCAAGCGCAAGTGCATCCTGCCGGAGTTGATCGGCCTCCTCTGGCTCTCTGGCACGCACCTTGTAAGTCCCAAATCGGTAAATGCTCTGAGGAGTCAACCCTAGATGACCCATGACCGGGATCCCTGCGTGAAGAATCCGCTCCATCGTGGGCACAACAGCCGTTCCCCCCTCTATCTTTACTGCATGCGCCCCTGCCTCCTTCATCACACGAATTGAGGAAATCAATGCTTCTTTGCTGTTCCCCTGATAGGCGCCAAATGGCAGGTCCACAATGACAAGAGCTCGCTTTACGGCTCGAACGACACACTGAGCATGATAAATCATGTGCTCTAGCGTGATCGGAAGAGTCGTTTCGTGTCCGGCCACGACATTCGAAGCCGAATCCCCTACCAAGATAGCATCTACACCTGCACGGTCTAATATGCGTGCCATGGTGTAGTCGTATGCCGTAAGCATCGCAATCGGGATGCTGGCATCCTTCAACTGGCGGAACGTCTGGGTCGTAACCCGCCTAACGCCTTCCATGAAAATGGGGGTCTATTTCGTTGGAGGCGGTTTGCAAAGCCCTTTAGTTGCCTGCAGCCTGCATCGCCGCGTCAACATCAATCCCTAACTCCCGAGCGACCTCAAGAGTAATATCTGTAATCCGATCTTCGTTCACATAGAGCAGGATCGGCTGCGCCGGTCCCGCCTGGGTGCGAAGTACGAGATCAAGATTTTTCTCTGCGGCAATCGTTTGGATTGCTGTATCCACCTGCTGGTAGATTGGCCCCATGAGGTCTAGTTCACGTTGGACCAACTCCTGCTCCAACTCTCCAGCTTTGCTGCGGAGTTCTTCTTCCAAAGAAATCAGCTCCTGCTCACGTTCCTGTCGGCGCTCCTCTGATAGTAAAGCCCGCTGCGTTTGATAGCGTTCCACCTTGCCAGCAAGATCTTCCTGCATACTTTGAAGAATCCGTTGCCCACTTTCCAACTCCGCCTGCAGTTCCTCCTGGATCGTTCGAGTTTGGGGCATATTCGAGATCAGTACCTCATGATCCGTGTAGCCAATCCGCAGGGCTGGAAGCTGTTGTGCCTGTGAGGCAGTTGCAAAACCAAGAAATAACACAGCGAAAAGAAAACCAGTGCTGCGTTTAAGCGAAATGAGTCGCATAAGATTATTTTAATTTAAAGTGTGAAGCTTACCGCCCAAGATTGGTGCGGGTGATATCAATGCCCAACTCCTCGAGAACGAGATCTGTAATGTCGAGCTTTTCATTCGTGTATAAAAAAACAAAATCGCCGCCTCGGTCAAACACATAATCATAACCCTCCGCTTCTGCTACCTCCTCAATCGCGATCAGAACTTTTTCCTGAATCGGACGCAGGATCTGCTCTTGCTGCTCAAATAACTGTCCTTCCGGCCCGAAATATTGCCGCCGTAAACGCTCCAGTTCTTCTTCTGCTGCAATGATTTCATTTTGTTTTTGCTGACGTGACTCAGCAGTGTATAAAAGTTCTCGAGCCTGGTATTCCTGGAACATCTCATCCAGTCTGTCCTGACGCTCGGCGAGATCCTGTTCCCACTGTTCGGCAACCCTGTCCAAGGACTGCTGTGCCGTTGAGAACTCTGGATAATTGTCGTAAATCAAATCCGAATCAACGTAGGCGATTTTCTGCTGTGCGAGAACCGCAGTAGCGGTCCACACGAAAATCAACCCGAAACTGAATAGCGTTCTCATTACGTGTGACGATTTGTATATAAATCTAGTTGAATCCCTGGCCAAGTGTAAACTGGAAAAACCACTTTCTTGAGCCATCATGGTTTGATTGCTGACCTGAGATCGGTGCAAACTCATCAAAATTATACCCATATGCAACTTCCAGCATTCCTAATATCGGCAGGAATAAACGTGCACCTACACCAGCCGAACGATAAAGTTGCCGCGGATTGTACGTTTGAAACGTATCCCAGGTGTTCGCAGCGTCCATGAAAAGATAGGGTGCCGCGGTGAGTTGTGGAGTTTGAACAGCAAGAACACGTAACTCCGACGTGAATTTATTCAACACACGTCCACCAACAGCTTCTTCACCGCGACGGGGGCCAAGTACCCGGGCAGGATACCCACGCA from Rhodothermaceae bacterium includes:
- a CDS encoding threo-3-hydroxy-L-aspartate ammonia-lyase — translated: MTVPCSVGSDDVCLAAEQLQDIVHKTPVLTSRTVDARIGARVYFKCENFQRSGSFKFRGAYNTLRQLPATTEKVLTFSSGNHAQAVALAGALLDTQPTIIMPHDAPPVKRAATAGYGAKIIPYDRNEISREALAEQLATEQGLPIIPPYDHPYIVAGQGTAALELLQDYPDLDVLLVPCGGGGLLSGSLLAAQAINSSIQVVGVEPGAANDAALSFKSGVLHTVHNPETIADGARTPSLGVLTFEIIRNLAHDIVTVSDAAILSAMQLLWERMKIVVEPTGALGMAALLSKAADVEGMNVGVILSGGNVGLDQMQSYLGAT
- the gatC gene encoding Asp-tRNA(Asn)/Glu-tRNA(Gln) amidotransferase subunit GatC, whose translation is MPISRKEVRHIAKLAKLRFTEAEEEVLAHDMSRILDYMGTLNQLDTSDIEPVTHVHDLTHAVRADSVQERIKHEEALSNAPDTDGDYFRVPKVIGQ
- a CDS encoding glycosyltransferase; its protein translation is MGEGRRIVLVSPMYPYRGGIAHLSETLAAGLIARGHRVHAITFTRQYPEFLFPGRTQYETETDIERAVEAERVIDSINPLSWWKTVKRIRELGAEVVIFRYWMPFFAPVFGTMARKLARSNITSLVVVDNALPHERRLGDIALGRYFFKAVQGCVVMSSSVDKDLDQLGVSCPRAFAPHPVYDIFGKAASQTHARSKLQLDQNLPVILFFGFVRRYKGLHILLDSMQQVRAALPDIRLIVAGEFYEDEASYRDKVESLGLSGQVRFVNEYIPKDKVADYFAAANVVVQPYLSATQSGVAQVAYQFDVPVITTDVGGLAEVVPHEESGLIVPPNDPSALAKAIVRYFVEGMQDDLVEGVRRHKQSLGWDRLLDAVESIM
- a CDS encoding OmpH family outer membrane protein, whose amino-acid sequence is MRLISLKRSTGFLFAVLFLGFATASQAQQLPALRIGYTDHEVLISNMPQTRTIQEELQAELESGQRILQSMQEDLAGKVERYQTQRALLSEERRQEREQELISLEEELRSKAGELEQELVQRELDLMGPIYQQVDTAIQTIAAEKNLDLVLRTQAGPAQPILLYVNEDRITDITLEVARELGIDVDAAMQAAGN
- the surE gene encoding 5'/3'-nucleotidase SurE produces the protein MISSRRRPLILVTNDDGITSPGIRALTKAMDEVGDVMVVAPLDDQTAVGHSITLDHPIRVETYNFGDELSHIRALGITGTPCDCMKLALHELLHRKPDLAVSGINRGSNIAINVIYSGTISAATESSVNGIDSIAFSLDSKDPDADYSPAGNYAKVIAQKVLRSQLPRGVVLSANIPAIPEAQIRGIQVARQARSRWEEGFVGRTDPSNRSYYWYRGMMNVLDTGDDTDTGALENGYVSVTPLQYDRTAHGCIDVLKTWRWSELTD
- a CDS encoding OmpH family outer membrane protein, coding for MRTLFSFGLIFVWTATAVLAQQKIAYVDSDLIYDNYPEFSTAQQSLDRVAEQWEQDLAERQDRLDEMFQEYQARELLYTAESRQQKQNEIIAAEEELERLRRQYFGPEGQLFEQQEQILRPIQEKVLIAIEEVAEAEGYDYVFDRGGDFVFLYTNEKLDITDLVLEELGIDITRTNLGR
- a CDS encoding PorT family protein produces the protein MRSLKLLILSGLFLTVPVSVNAQRVTGGLKFGITNTTFIGNLAAGETTWESITGVAGGGTAELRIVGGLSVVGELLYLRMGAKTRVQYNDFPGLLTSRASYLSAPVLLQFRFDPSGLVRPRIFLGGAALFVIDSAILVEATDTGQIFIEENESIETLDYGLMVGAGIDFDVAAQHLSLELRYYQGQRDVTKPDSETGELTVLNNEGWMIMAGVLF
- the panB gene encoding 3-methyl-2-oxobutanoate hydroxymethyltransferase, with translation MEGVRRVTTQTFRQLKDASIPIAMLTAYDYTMARILDRAGVDAILVGDSASNVVAGHETTLPITLEHMIYHAQCVVRAVKRALVIVDLPFGAYQGNSKEALISSIRVMKEAGAHAVKIEGGTAVVPTMERILHAGIPVMGHLGLTPQSIYRFGTYKVRAREPEEADQLRQDALALEKAGCFAIVLEKIPAKLAGEISASLSIPTIGIGAGNACDGQILVINDALGLNDDFHPRFVRRYANLIDSISDSVKNYVEDVRSHSFPSSEESY
- a CDS encoding DUF4342 domain-containing protein, whose protein sequence is MTSQNNNIKERLGERFEEIKVEGSQLVNKVKELVREGNARKISIIKDGRTLAEFPMYVGLVGSGAAVFFAAPLAAIAAIAALVTEVTVRIEREPSEGIERSSSQDLDDLP